ccacactcctaaccagtacactaagctggctttccCCTGAGACCAAGAAATCTGAAATTGAGGCAAACTGGCTAGCACTTGACTTTGCTCTGAACATGACAGAAACAATCAAAATGCATTCTCCGATGCTCAGGGGGATGCTCAGCAACATCACTATTCCACCTGAAGCAAAGCTGTCTCCGCTGCAATTAGGCGGCCCTTCCCCCAGCTTAGACTGGAGTATTCAATATGATGTAATCATTGTTGTTGAGGGACTGGATTGGTATGGAAATGTGGCAAGGGTATGCTTAGTGTTGGCTTTGATCATTGCTGATAGAAGGATTTATATTTGTATTAAGGAGCTTTAATACTGAGCAAGAGATGATACAAAAGCCATCTCTGAAATCTCAGCACTAGCTTCCAAGAGGGCATCCAAGGAAAGGGAGAGGCAGAATTTGAGGTTCCTACTGTACCATTCTGAGCATCTGGGAACATCTCTGTTAGGAGTTCCTCCAGGACATCTTGGTATTTTTCCAGCTGTCTGGAGTTCAGATGTATTCCAATTTCTACAGGAGCAATCAGCTGTGAAGGAAAGCAGGGTTAACAAGCGAGGAAAACCAACATTTTAACCGCGGTCCACATCATGTACACTGGAGGGGAAGGATTTGTTAGCATTGGATCATTTATTATTGCTAAAAGGGATTTTCTTGAGCCAGTATTTTAGCATTTAAGATGATAAGACCTCCAGAGCAGGGTTAAATTGCTTATTGGAAGGGTGCTTGCAAAAGTCAATGGCAGTCATCATTTCTGATCTTATAAGGCTTGACAATTTATCACCTTTCAGAAAGCTTGAGTCTGCAATCTGGTACACATTGATACACATGCATGCAGAGATTGAAATCAGTAGAATTATGTTTGGAACTGTGATTGATTCAAATGTCTTGAATTAAGATATGGTGAGCTTTCTCCCAAATATCTATTCTTATGGCTGCTCAAGAAATCCTGAAAATAGGCAGAATGCAAAGTGTccaatatttattcattattcaGTTTCTTGACTTCTGAATGTTTCTGAAAAGGCAGTTTGCCTTGACAGGATAGGAACAGGATGATGATGAGGCTGTGATTATGGGGACTTTCTAAGAGAATCGAGATTCTAGAGCAGTTTTTGAGCTGCTGGCCAAGGTTAATGTATACACATTCATAGGCATCTAGAGCAGTTTGTGTACTGTAGTTTGCTGATACTGAATAAGGGACAACATCTATATGTCAGAACAACATTACTGGCAGCAAGAACAGTGATGAGAGGAGGGCATAGTgggcataaatggtcttagactCTGAATCATACACATTCTACTTTCTGCTTCACACAAATGTTCTGTGCATTAGTCCTGAAGGTAGTAATGGAAACTTTCTGCTACAGTGGTAAACATAAAATATGTTAGTGTGTGAGAGACAATAAAATGTGAAGTGAGAGAAGGATGTAGCTTGGAAGCAAgtagcaagtgtgtgtgtgtgtgtgtgtgcgtgtagggGGGGTGAATAGAAGATTTGCTATGAAATGTGAACTGTTTTCATGCCGCGCAGCAGGTATGCAGAACAGTTGTCCAACTCCTTGTAGTACTTCCCCTGACATCTGCCAAGCTTTGCAGAAAGAAGGCAGGGCCTTTTAAGGCGGTGCCGGTTATTGATGGCTGCCGTTCAATTAAAAGGAGTTTCCATGGAGAGCAGGAGCTTGTGGAGGCTTGTGGTTCCATTTCCCATTGAGGGTTTCTTTTATCAccagttatttttcttcttccctttccttcacCAGGTACTCCttagtttctttttatttttcactGCAATTCTTTTGCGAGGAGAGAAATATTGTGCATAGCTCCAACTTCTGTAGCAGCCTCATTTTGAGGTATCTCTTATcacagggaaagggagagagagggaggaaggaacggCCGGCCGGGTGGAGAGATTCACGGAGCCCCCCTCTTCGGATGCCGTCTGACAGCCTCCCGGTACCGGAAGCAAGGTTCCTTCCTTGCTTTTTGCCTTCTCTGCCCAAAGCCCTCTCAAAACCCCCCAAGTCCCCATAGGTTCAGAAAGGCAGGGGATGCTGATGTAGGTGATGTTATAGTTAAATTAGTCAAAGACTGGGGTGATTTCTTACATGCAAAAGTACAAACTCAGCCCAAATAGAATTAAAGTAAGAACAGCCTTCTCTATAATAGAGGTGCGAGTTAGTTTGGTGCTTTGACTGGCCCTCTGATGACTATTTCTTGTTGACAAAATCTGGTGTGCAATTTACCTTGATGACTTTCCCCTCATCTTCTGAAAGCCTGGCAAAACCTCTTGTGTCTGATCGTTTCTGCAAGTTCAGGGATTCCTTTTGGCCTTGGTTCCTCTCTGCTTTCTAAAGTCAAACAAGTTACAATAAAGAATGCTACCATTAGAATGTTCATGAACAGACATATTAGGATAGTTATGTTGACATTTTAAATGTAGATGCATTTGGTCACATATTCCCTTCAACAAAAGCTTGTTAAAATCTTCCTTGACATCCAGAACCTATTCACATGGACTGTTTTCactaggaccatttccacactaggtgTATCATTCggatctgcatttttaaagggtcaaggtTTTTgtgcatttctgcactgaaattagcCTTTCCAGGCACAGACCCAGATTGTCCCCTCACTTGGCTCCCAGGAAAGGAACCTCCAGAAATTTGTTTTTCACTTTTTTAAGCTGGATTCTAACAGGATCTATTTCAAGACTGTTCAGTGGAGAAATAcatgcatttgtttatttgtggtgcttgccattttgagtgtttgggcaTGCCCTTTTCCTTGTCActgtcctccctcctccctcccttcctccccctagcACCCCCCTCTTCCATATgccttgcatccccccccccaataatgccCCTTCATTCCACATTCCTTAGATCCGTGTGAGGCAGCTGCAGGCTCAGATcagggaggggaagcaagagAAACTGTATGCCTCTCCTCCCCAGTGCGATCTGACAGATGCCCCTTGCAGCATCATGGAACCTTCCCTGAGGCTGCATCGGTCCAGATAGGGAAAGGAGTGTGCAGATTTCTCCATGCTTCCTCGCCCTGTTCTTCAGAAGCTGGCTTTTGGCTTGGATGGGGAAAGGGTAGCCAGGGAGAGTCCGCCTCTGCCTTCTCCAATTCTCCAGGGACAAAAAACAGTTTTGCTTGTTATAACTCCATTTCATTGTAATGcaataaaaaaaacaccttgggggggtgggaggagggatgaTTGAGGGAACGGAATCCTGAAAGGAAGGGGCACAATTAAAATAAAGGTACAAGCAGGgaccattttgcaaaacaaacaaacaaaaaacattttggaatgggaaaggaagcaaagtattat
The nucleotide sequence above comes from Paroedura picta isolate Pp20150507F chromosome 4, Ppicta_v3.0, whole genome shotgun sequence. Encoded proteins:
- the MLN gene encoding promotilin, whose amino-acid sequence is MVPGKVTATLLLLYTLAMLAEQSEGFLSFHTHGDFEGMQKAERNQGQKESLNLQKRSDTRGFARLSEDEGKVIKLIAPVEIGIHLNSRQLEKYQDVLEELLTEMFPDAQNAN